Proteins from a genomic interval of Chloroflexota bacterium:
- a CDS encoding MerR family transcriptional regulator, which produces MTTTRQGPYFNLKAVVRQTGLKPDTLRAWERRYGLPDLKRSDGGHRLFTQRDIETIRWLMTRQKEGMSIKRAVDLWRQIEGDGRDPLAAAMPMARSVLSRPQPSGGTITELRAQWVDSCLGYDEGRCEEILNQAFALFTPETVVTELMQEGVAQVGQGWYQGRVTVQQEHFCSVLVARRLEALVLATAPPIRQGRILVACPPGEQHVIAPLILTFLLRRRGWDVVTLGANVPVAGLDSTIDAMNPDLLIMAAQQLHTAAALVTVAAGVPLAYGGLIFNLAPELRERIPGHFLGEDFEAASRLVDSLMTAPRPLPQVEQVSEAYGQARDHFKQFQPIIEASVIQAMGKVDMPCSRAALANRELSRGIGAALALGDMGLLGADIEWIKGLLANRNVPAEALFAFLDVYDRAIRENLDARGQPISAWLGGLREGQGTG; this is translated from the coding sequence ATGACTACGACGAGACAGGGGCCTTACTTCAACCTGAAGGCGGTTGTCCGGCAGACCGGTCTGAAGCCTGATACGCTCCGGGCATGGGAACGCCGCTACGGCCTTCCTGACCTCAAACGGAGTGACGGGGGGCATCGCCTATTCACGCAGCGGGATATCGAGACCATCAGGTGGTTGATGACACGCCAGAAAGAGGGCATGAGCATCAAACGCGCCGTGGATCTCTGGCGTCAAATCGAGGGAGATGGCCGTGATCCACTGGCGGCAGCCATGCCGATGGCAAGGTCGGTCCTGTCCCGCCCGCAGCCATCGGGGGGAACGATTACGGAGTTGCGGGCGCAGTGGGTGGACTCATGCTTAGGCTATGATGAAGGCCGCTGCGAAGAGATTCTCAATCAGGCTTTTGCCCTCTTTACGCCGGAAACGGTGGTCACTGAGTTGATGCAGGAGGGGGTGGCGCAAGTTGGCCAGGGGTGGTATCAAGGCAGGGTTACGGTTCAGCAAGAACATTTTTGCTCCGTGCTGGTAGCCAGGCGGCTGGAAGCGCTGGTATTGGCGACTGCGCCGCCTATCCGGCAGGGCCGAATTCTGGTCGCCTGTCCACCCGGGGAGCAGCATGTCATCGCCCCGTTGATTTTGACCTTCCTTCTGCGTCGCCGCGGTTGGGATGTGGTTACCCTGGGAGCCAATGTGCCTGTCGCCGGACTCGATTCGACCATCGACGCGATGAACCCTGATCTGTTGATCATGGCGGCGCAACAGTTGCACACGGCCGCTGCATTGGTAACGGTCGCCGCGGGGGTTCCGTTAGCTTATGGGGGATTGATCTTCAATCTGGCGCCCGAGCTGCGGGAGAGAATCCCCGGTCATTTCCTGGGGGAAGACTTCGAGGCCGCTTCCCGCCTGGTGGATTCGTTGATGACCGCTCCCAGGCCATTGCCTCAGGTCGAACAGGTGTCAGAGGCCTATGGCCAGGCGAGAGATCATTTCAAACAATTTCAGCCGATAATCGAGGCCAGTGTGATTCAGGCAATGGGCAAAGTGGATATGCCCTGTAGTCGCGCCGCACTGGCAAACAGAGAGTTGAGCCGTGGCATAGGGGCTGCACTTGCCCTGGGCGACATGGGATTGCTCGGTGCTGACATTGAGTGGATCAAGGGCCTCCTGGCAAACAGAAATGTGCCTGCGGAGGCGCTGTTTGCTTTTCTGGATGTCTATGACAGGGCCATCAGGGAGAACCTGGACGCCCGCGGCCAGCCGATTTCCGCGTGGCTTGGCGGGCTCCGGGAAGGCCAGGGAACTGGCTGA